Proteins from a genomic interval of Stenotrophomonas maltophilia:
- a CDS encoding sulfite exporter TauE/SafE family protein: MELSSEFWWFILIGLGAQLVDGALGMAFGLVSSSVMLSMGLPPAQVSASIHTAEVFTTGASGVSHLAAGNVDKRLFLRLALPGAVGGAVGAYVLTQIPGDIIRPLIYLYLLVLAIIILARAAGRWMPKGEIRRVPVLGFFAGLLDASGGGGWGPVATSTLLARGGQARTTIGTVNAAEFIVTLTISATFLLSMGVQHLQIVAGLLIGGMMAAPVAAILVKRVKERWVLVAVGVLVLGISLFQIGHAVYGHLYR; encoded by the coding sequence ATGGAACTGAGCAGCGAATTCTGGTGGTTCATCCTCATCGGCCTGGGCGCACAGCTGGTGGACGGCGCTTTGGGCATGGCCTTCGGCCTGGTGTCCTCGTCGGTGATGTTGAGCATGGGCCTGCCCCCGGCGCAGGTCAGCGCCAGCATCCACACCGCTGAAGTGTTCACCACGGGCGCGTCGGGCGTGTCGCACCTTGCAGCCGGAAATGTCGATAAACGCCTGTTCCTGCGCCTGGCCCTGCCCGGTGCGGTGGGGGGCGCCGTGGGCGCCTACGTGCTCACCCAGATCCCCGGCGACATCATCCGGCCACTGATCTACCTGTACCTGCTGGTACTGGCGATCATCATCCTGGCCCGCGCTGCGGGGCGCTGGATGCCCAAGGGCGAAATCCGCCGGGTACCGGTGCTGGGCTTCTTTGCCGGCCTGCTGGACGCCAGCGGCGGCGGCGGCTGGGGGCCGGTGGCCACCTCCACCCTGCTCGCCCGCGGCGGCCAGGCACGCACCACCATCGGTACGGTCAACGCGGCCGAGTTCATCGTCACCCTGACCATCTCGGCCACGTTCCTGCTGTCGATGGGCGTGCAGCACCTGCAGATCGTCGCCGGCCTGCTGATCGGCGGCATGATGGCCGCGCCGGTGGCGGCAATTCTGGTCAAGCGGGTGAAGGAGCGCTGGGTGCTGGTGGCCGTTGGCGTGCTGGTACTGGGGATCAGCCTGTTCCAGATCGGCCATGCGGTGTACGGGCACCTGTACCGCTGA
- a CDS encoding haloacid dehalogenase-like hydrolase, with the protein MTTHYPTPRDDAPLVVFDFDHTLYDGDSGTHLFASLIKRNPLRMLAALLVTPIAGPMVALLPTRRAGISVYVWIGSFGLHRARDFNKVIDAYVLRNEAQMRAKLLPQALEVFAAHRAKGDRVVVATGAPPELARAILAFVAHQDVPVIGTEVGPRLGGVGPTRHCHNEEKMRMLRERGYGDIDIAYSDSTADLPLLLAAKAPVVVNPKRSKVDFFRSVLPAGTRILNWGCVDRGGDKA; encoded by the coding sequence ATGACAACGCACTATCCGACGCCGCGCGACGATGCGCCGCTGGTGGTCTTCGATTTCGACCACACCCTCTACGACGGCGATTCGGGCACCCATCTGTTCGCCTCGCTGATCAAGCGCAACCCGTTGCGCATGCTGGCCGCGCTGCTGGTCACGCCGATCGCCGGGCCGATGGTGGCGCTGCTGCCGACCCGTCGTGCCGGTATTTCGGTCTATGTGTGGATCGGCAGCTTCGGCCTGCACCGTGCGCGTGATTTCAACAAGGTCATCGACGCCTATGTGCTGCGCAACGAGGCACAGATGCGCGCCAAGCTGCTGCCGCAGGCGCTGGAGGTGTTCGCCGCGCACCGGGCCAAGGGTGACCGCGTGGTGGTGGCCACCGGCGCGCCGCCGGAGCTGGCACGGGCGATCCTGGCCTTCGTGGCCCACCAGGACGTACCGGTGATCGGCACCGAGGTTGGTCCGCGGCTGGGCGGCGTCGGCCCGACCCGCCACTGCCACAACGAAGAGAAGATGCGCATGCTGCGCGAGCGCGGCTACGGCGACATCGACATCGCCTACTCCGACAGCACCGCCGACCTGCCGCTGCTGCTGGCAGCCAAGGCGCCAGTGGTGGTGAACCCGAAGCGCTCCAAGGTGGATTTCTTCCGCAGCGTGCTGCCGGCCGGCACCCGCATCCTCAACTGGGGCTGCGTGGACCGCGGTGGCGACAAGGCCTGA
- the trpC gene encoding indole-3-glycerol phosphate synthase TrpC encodes MSDILQTILARKAEEVAQRRAQRPLEELQAALASAPPVRGFVRALQAAVANGDPAVIAEVKKASPSKGVIRPDFRPADIAVSYEFGGASCLSVLTDVDFFQGADAYLQQAREACTLPVLRKDFVIDAYQVYEARVLGADCILLIVAALDDTQLATLSELALSLGMDVLVEVHDIDELERALQVPAPMIGINNRNLRTFEVSLQTTLDMQKAVPRDRLLVTESGILGPQDVALMRDAGIHAFLVGEAFMRVEEPGEGLRQLFFAA; translated from the coding sequence ATGAGCGACATCCTGCAGACGATCCTGGCCCGCAAGGCCGAAGAAGTGGCCCAGCGCCGCGCCCAGCGCCCGCTCGAGGAGCTGCAGGCCGCCCTGGCCAGTGCCCCGCCGGTACGTGGCTTCGTGCGCGCGCTGCAGGCGGCGGTGGCCAACGGCGACCCGGCGGTGATTGCCGAGGTGAAGAAGGCCAGCCCCTCCAAGGGTGTGATCCGCCCGGATTTCCGCCCCGCCGACATCGCCGTCAGCTATGAGTTCGGCGGCGCCAGCTGCCTGTCGGTGCTGACCGACGTGGACTTCTTCCAGGGCGCCGACGCCTACCTGCAGCAGGCCCGCGAGGCCTGCACGCTGCCGGTGCTGCGCAAGGACTTCGTGATCGACGCCTACCAGGTGTACGAGGCGCGCGTGCTGGGCGCCGACTGCATCCTGCTGATCGTCGCTGCACTGGACGACACCCAGCTGGCCACGCTGTCCGAACTGGCGCTGTCGCTGGGCATGGACGTGCTGGTGGAGGTGCATGACATCGACGAACTGGAGCGTGCGCTGCAGGTGCCGGCGCCGATGATCGGCATCAACAACCGCAACCTGCGCACCTTCGAGGTGTCGCTGCAGACCACGCTGGACATGCAGAAGGCGGTGCCGCGTGATCGACTGCTGGTGACCGAGAGCGGCATCCTCGGCCCGCAGGACGTGGCGCTGATGCGCGATGCCGGCATCCATGCGTTCCTGGTCGGCGAGGCCTTCATGCGCGTGGAAGAGCCGGGCGAGGGCCTGCGTCAGCTATTCTTCGCGGCATGA
- the trpD gene encoding anthranilate phosphoribosyltransferase → MSFSPQEALQRTIEHREIFFDEMVDLMRQIMRGDVSPMMTAAILTGLRVKKETIDEIAAAATVMREFALAVPVADTTHLVDIVGTGGDGSHTFNISTCAMFVAAAAGARVAKHGNRSVSSKSGSADAVEALGAAIELQPAQVAAAIEQTGIGFMFAPIHHPSMKVVAPVRREMGVRTIFNILGPLTNPASAPSVLMGVFHPDLVGIQARVLRELGTERAMVVWGRDNMDEISLGAGTLVGELRDGKVREYEIHPEDFGIAMSASRNLRVDGPEQSIQMLRAVLDNEPGPALDIVALNAGAALYVAGVASDIGDGLARARAAIANGSARQRLQQYVETTRALVA, encoded by the coding sequence ATGAGCTTCTCCCCCCAGGAAGCCCTGCAGCGCACCATCGAACACCGCGAAATCTTCTTCGACGAAATGGTCGACCTGATGCGGCAGATCATGCGTGGCGACGTGTCGCCGATGATGACCGCCGCCATCCTCACCGGCCTGCGTGTGAAGAAGGAAACCATCGACGAGATCGCCGCTGCGGCCACGGTCATGCGTGAATTCGCGCTGGCCGTGCCGGTGGCCGATACCACCCACCTGGTCGACATCGTCGGCACCGGGGGCGATGGCTCGCACACCTTCAACATCTCCACCTGTGCGATGTTCGTCGCCGCTGCGGCCGGTGCGCGCGTGGCCAAGCACGGCAACCGCAGCGTGTCGTCCAAGTCCGGCAGCGCCGATGCGGTGGAAGCGCTGGGCGCGGCCATCGAGCTGCAGCCGGCCCAGGTGGCCGCCGCGATCGAACAAACCGGTATCGGCTTCATGTTCGCGCCCATCCACCATCCGTCGATGAAGGTGGTCGCGCCGGTCCGCCGTGAGATGGGCGTGCGCACCATCTTCAACATCCTCGGCCCGCTGACCAACCCGGCCAGCGCGCCGTCGGTGCTGATGGGCGTGTTCCACCCCGATTTAGTGGGTATCCAGGCACGCGTGCTGCGCGAGTTGGGCACCGAGCGCGCCATGGTGGTCTGGGGCCGCGACAACATGGACGAGATCTCGCTGGGCGCCGGCACCCTGGTCGGCGAACTGCGCGACGGCAAGGTGCGTGAGTACGAGATCCACCCGGAAGACTTCGGCATCGCCATGTCGGCCAGCCGCAACCTGCGCGTGGACGGACCGGAGCAGTCCATCCAGATGCTGCGTGCCGTGCTGGACAACGAGCCCGGCCCGGCGCTGGACATCGTGGCGCTGAATGCCGGCGCCGCGCTGTACGTGGCCGGGGTGGCCAGCGACATCGGCGACGGCCTGGCCCGTGCCCGTGCCGCCATCGCCAACGGCAGTGCCCGCCAGCGCCTGCAGCAGTATGTTGAGACCACCCGCGCGCTGGTTGCCTGA
- a CDS encoding anthranilate synthase component II, protein MLWMIDNYDSFTYNLVQYLQTLGAEVKVVRNDAMSVDEIAAQKPERIVISPGPCTPNEAGVSLELIERLGPTTPILGVCLGHQGIGQVYGGTVIRAGNIMHGKTSPIRHEGKGVFAGLPDRYQATRYHSLVVDKHSLPDVLEVTAWTENEDGSIEEIMGLRHRQFPVEGVQFHPESILTEHGHALLRNFLQRPAA, encoded by the coding sequence ATGTTGTGGATGATCGACAACTACGACAGCTTCACCTACAACCTCGTGCAGTACCTGCAGACGCTGGGCGCCGAGGTGAAGGTGGTGCGCAACGATGCGATGAGCGTGGACGAGATCGCCGCGCAGAAGCCCGAGCGCATCGTCATCTCGCCCGGCCCGTGCACGCCCAACGAAGCGGGCGTGTCGCTGGAGCTGATCGAGCGCCTGGGCCCGACCACGCCGATCCTCGGCGTGTGCCTGGGCCACCAGGGCATCGGCCAGGTCTACGGCGGCACCGTGATCCGTGCTGGCAACATCATGCACGGCAAGACCTCGCCCATCCGCCATGAAGGCAAGGGCGTGTTCGCCGGCCTGCCGGACCGTTACCAGGCCACCCGCTACCACTCGCTGGTGGTGGACAAGCACAGCCTGCCCGATGTGCTGGAAGTGACCGCCTGGACCGAGAACGAGGACGGCTCGATCGAAGAGATCATGGGCCTGCGCCACCGCCAGTTCCCGGTGGAAGGCGTGCAGTTCCATCCCGAATCCATCCTCACCGAACACGGCCACGCCCTGCTGCGCAATTTCCTGCAGCGTCCGGCGGCCTGA
- a CDS encoding SIMPL domain-containing protein: protein MKLLSALLWSSLLATMAPSAWAQANTIPSQPHLLVKGEARRVVMPDRFGLQLNIEETDMDADAARRRVQGNVARVLALFKQHKAVEGSVRADNLRIGPATRYEQNRQVFIGTRVSRQLRASFASVQQMQDVLGALKANENVQVSSVAPTYSGEVALRRELKGEAAAQTRDSAQGLAKAYGTQLRGLYSISDVAPNFAYGIQAGSWPSSGDLVTPPSPPAPEAPMNSIETTGSRLRESMEAGPITYTENVYAIFLISDGT, encoded by the coding sequence ATGAAGCTGCTGAGCGCATTGCTGTGGTCGTCACTGCTGGCCACGATGGCCCCGTCTGCGTGGGCGCAGGCCAATACCATTCCTTCGCAGCCGCACCTGCTGGTGAAGGGCGAGGCGCGCCGCGTGGTGATGCCGGACCGGTTCGGCCTGCAGTTGAACATCGAAGAGACCGACATGGATGCCGACGCTGCGCGCCGCCGCGTGCAGGGCAACGTTGCCCGCGTACTGGCACTGTTCAAGCAGCACAAGGCGGTGGAAGGCAGCGTGCGCGCGGACAACCTGCGGATTGGTCCTGCGACGCGCTATGAACAGAACCGGCAGGTCTTCATCGGCACCCGCGTGTCACGCCAACTGCGCGCCAGCTTCGCCAGCGTCCAGCAGATGCAGGACGTGCTGGGGGCGCTGAAGGCCAATGAGAACGTGCAGGTCAGCAGCGTGGCTCCGACGTACTCGGGTGAAGTGGCACTGCGCCGCGAGCTCAAGGGCGAGGCGGCAGCCCAGACCCGCGACTCCGCGCAGGGCCTGGCCAAGGCCTACGGCACCCAGCTGCGCGGTCTGTACAGCATTTCCGACGTGGCGCCGAACTTCGCCTATGGCATCCAGGCGGGCAGTTGGCCCAGCAGTGGGGACCTGGTGACGCCGCCCTCGCCGCCCGCGCCCGAGGCACCGATGAACAGCATCGAGACCACGGGCTCCCGCCTGCGCGAGTCGATGGAAGCCGGCCCCATCACCTACACCGAAAACGTATACGCCATTTTCCTGATAAGCGACGGGACCTGA
- the trpE gene encoding anthranilate synthase component I produces the protein MNSHAQFQQQAAEGHTHIPVVREVLSDLDTPLSVYLKLADGPNTYLFESVEGGERFGRYSIIGLPARRVYAFHGHTLTVREDGQVVETREVADPFAEVEALRSAHSVPKLDGLPGFTGGLVGWFGFECIGYIEPRLAPPAGRDELGTPDILLLDSNELAVFDNLKGRLYLIVHADPRVEGAFEQAQARLDALTARLRAPGAGYPAPLNSDVLDESDFVSGFTREGFVDAVQRSKEYIRAGDIFQVVLSQRLSVPFKARPVDVYRALRALNPSPYMYFLDVGDLQVVGSSPEILVRLQDGEVTVRPIAGTRPRGATVEQDLALEAELLADPKERAEHLMLIDLGRNDAGRVSRAGTVEVGEQFVIERYSHVMHIVSEVTGQLQPGLSYADVLRATFPAGTVSGAPKIRALEVIRELEPIKRNVYAGSIGYIGWHGDADTAIAIRTAVIKDGRLYVQAGAGIVYDSDPDKEWDETMNKGRALFRAVAQAAKGL, from the coding sequence TTGAACTCGCACGCTCAGTTTCAGCAGCAGGCCGCTGAAGGCCACACCCATATTCCCGTCGTCCGCGAAGTGCTGTCCGACCTGGACACGCCGCTTTCGGTCTATCTGAAGCTCGCCGACGGCCCCAATACCTACCTGTTTGAATCCGTCGAAGGCGGCGAGCGCTTTGGTCGTTACTCGATCATCGGCCTGCCGGCGCGCCGCGTGTACGCCTTCCACGGCCACACGCTGACCGTGCGCGAAGACGGCCAGGTGGTGGAAACCCGCGAGGTGGCCGACCCGTTCGCCGAGGTCGAGGCGCTGCGCAGCGCCCACTCGGTGCCGAAGCTGGATGGCCTGCCGGGCTTCACCGGTGGCCTGGTCGGTTGGTTCGGCTTCGAGTGCATCGGCTACATCGAACCGCGCCTGGCCCCGCCGGCCGGACGCGATGAGCTGGGCACGCCGGACATCCTGCTGCTGGACTCCAACGAGCTGGCGGTGTTCGACAACCTCAAGGGCCGGCTGTACCTGATCGTGCACGCCGACCCGCGCGTCGAAGGCGCGTTCGAGCAGGCCCAGGCGCGCCTGGATGCACTGACCGCGAGGCTGCGTGCACCGGGCGCCGGCTATCCGGCGCCGCTCAACAGCGACGTGCTGGATGAATCCGATTTCGTCTCCGGTTTCACCCGCGAAGGCTTCGTCGATGCGGTCCAGCGCAGCAAGGAATACATCCGCGCCGGCGACATCTTCCAGGTGGTGCTGAGCCAGCGCCTGAGCGTGCCGTTCAAGGCGCGTCCGGTGGATGTGTACCGTGCGCTGCGTGCATTGAATCCGTCGCCTTACATGTATTTCCTTGATGTCGGCGACCTGCAGGTGGTCGGCTCGTCGCCGGAAATCCTGGTGCGTCTGCAGGATGGCGAAGTCACGGTGCGCCCGATCGCCGGCACCCGCCCACGCGGCGCCACCGTCGAGCAGGACCTGGCGCTGGAAGCCGAGCTGCTGGCAGACCCGAAGGAACGCGCCGAGCACCTGATGCTGATCGACCTTGGCCGCAACGACGCCGGCCGCGTGTCCAGGGCCGGCACCGTGGAAGTGGGCGAGCAGTTCGTGATCGAGCGCTACAGCCACGTCATGCACATCGTCAGCGAAGTGACCGGGCAGCTGCAGCCGGGCCTGAGCTATGCCGACGTGCTGCGTGCCACGTTCCCGGCCGGCACGGTCAGCGGTGCGCCGAAGATCCGCGCGCTGGAAGTGATCCGCGAGCTGGAACCGATCAAGCGCAATGTCTACGCCGGCAGCATCGGTTACATCGGCTGGCATGGCGATGCCGATACCGCGATCGCGATCCGCACCGCGGTGATCAAGGACGGCCGCCTGTACGTGCAGGCCGGCGCCGGCATCGTCTACGACTCGGACCCGGACAAGGAATGGGACGAGACGATGAACAAGGGCCGCGCGCTGTTCCGCGCCGTCGCCCAGGCCGCCAAGGGCCTGTAA